Proteins encoded in a region of the Leifsonia sp. PS1209 genome:
- the glpX gene encoding class II fructose-bisphosphatase: protein MISTDTASLYLHPDRNLAMELVRATEAAAIRATPFIGRGDKNAADGAAVDAMRKFLGTVNFDGLIVIGEGEKDNAPMLFNGEHVGNGRGPAVDIAVDPIDGTSLTAAGRQNALSVIAVSDRGSMLDASSVFYMDKIVTGPEGFGVVDLSQSIGDNIRELAKAKGKPVGEVRVAVLDRPRHEGLIEEIRAAGAGTRLMLDGDVAGGINAARYESRIDMCVGIGGSPEGITTACAIKALGGFMQGRLAPKDDAERAGGIAAGLDMDRIYGADDLVKGDNTFFVATGVTDGGLVEGVRRKGPIIRTESIVLRSKSGTIRRVIADHLAAKWLEADQL from the coding sequence ATGATCAGCACTGACACCGCATCCCTCTACCTGCATCCAGACAGGAACCTGGCTATGGAGCTCGTCAGAGCGACGGAGGCTGCGGCCATCCGGGCCACCCCTTTCATCGGCCGGGGTGACAAGAACGCGGCGGACGGCGCGGCAGTGGATGCGATGCGCAAGTTCCTCGGAACGGTCAACTTCGACGGGCTCATCGTGATCGGCGAGGGCGAGAAGGACAACGCGCCGATGCTGTTCAACGGGGAGCATGTCGGCAACGGCCGGGGACCGGCGGTGGACATCGCGGTCGACCCGATCGACGGCACGTCGCTGACCGCCGCCGGACGCCAGAACGCGCTCTCGGTGATCGCGGTCTCCGACCGGGGATCGATGCTGGATGCGTCGAGTGTCTTCTACATGGACAAGATCGTCACGGGGCCGGAGGGCTTCGGCGTCGTCGACCTGTCGCAGTCGATCGGGGACAACATCCGGGAGCTGGCGAAGGCGAAGGGCAAGCCGGTCGGTGAGGTGCGCGTCGCGGTGCTCGACCGTCCGCGTCACGAGGGACTGATCGAGGAGATCCGCGCGGCGGGCGCCGGAACCAGGCTGATGCTCGACGGCGACGTCGCCGGCGGCATCAATGCTGCCCGCTACGAGTCGCGCATCGACATGTGCGTCGGCATCGGCGGCAGCCCGGAGGGCATCACCACCGCCTGCGCGATCAAGGCGCTCGGCGGCTTCATGCAGGGCAGGCTCGCTCCGAAGGACGACGCGGAGCGCGCGGGCGGCATCGCGGCCGGGCTCGACATGGACCGCATCTACGGCGCGGACGACCTGGTGAAGGGCGACAACACGTTCTTCGTCGCGACCGGCGTCACCGACGGCGGCCTCGTGGAGGGCGTCCGCCGCAAGGGCCCCATCATCCGGACCGAGTCCATCGTGCTGCGCTCGAAGTCGGGCACGATCCGCCGCGTGATCGCCGACCACCTCGCCGCCAAGTGGCTCGAGGCCGACCAGCTGTAG
- the rmuC gene encoding DNA recombination protein RmuC — translation MDPILSLLLGLLAGLVIGAGVGGYAVATLLRRRAEAVAPSAPVEDPAVVAARHAAELAELRAAEAAVQAEIRQDLAATQATADSLREQVISHQLQYRELVERHRVEAQAQTERERAESKVLQALAPVRESLSDMQKKVAELESQRNQQHGELAQQLKSATESEERLRSTAESLASALRSNSTRGVWGETQLRSVVEAAGLIERVDFSVQSSIQSESGAGRPDMIVHLPGGKSIALDAKVPFNAYLEASQIPATATGADGAQRDALLKQHVKAVRDHITALGNKAYWTGLDSSPELVIAFIPSESLVSSAMEADPSIMEFAFSKRVALASPVTLWSVLKTVAFSWQQDVLTQEAKQLFDLSRTLYTRLSTTATHIEKLGRSLERTVKDYNGFVGSFERQVFPAARKLNALDESKMIGVLEGIEESPRELTAFELVAELGDDADSDAPALPERRSA, via the coding sequence ATGGACCCCATCCTCTCCCTCCTCCTCGGACTCCTCGCCGGCCTGGTCATCGGCGCCGGCGTCGGCGGGTACGCCGTCGCCACGCTTCTGCGCCGCCGCGCAGAGGCTGTCGCGCCCTCCGCGCCGGTGGAAGACCCTGCGGTCGTCGCCGCACGGCACGCGGCAGAGCTTGCGGAGCTGCGGGCGGCGGAGGCGGCTGTCCAGGCGGAGATCCGGCAGGATCTCGCGGCCACTCAGGCCACGGCGGACTCGCTGCGCGAACAGGTCATCTCGCACCAGCTGCAGTACCGCGAGCTGGTCGAGCGGCACCGGGTCGAGGCGCAGGCGCAGACCGAGCGGGAGCGCGCGGAGAGCAAGGTCCTGCAGGCGCTCGCGCCGGTGCGCGAAAGCCTGAGCGACATGCAGAAGAAGGTCGCCGAGCTCGAATCGCAGCGCAACCAGCAGCACGGCGAACTCGCGCAGCAGCTCAAGTCGGCCACCGAGTCGGAGGAGCGCCTGCGCAGCACGGCGGAGTCGCTGGCGTCCGCGCTCCGCTCCAACAGCACGCGCGGCGTCTGGGGAGAGACCCAGCTGCGCAGCGTTGTCGAAGCGGCAGGGCTCATCGAGCGCGTGGACTTCAGCGTGCAGTCGAGCATCCAGTCGGAGTCGGGCGCAGGCCGTCCGGACATGATCGTGCACCTGCCCGGCGGCAAGTCCATCGCGCTCGACGCCAAGGTGCCGTTCAACGCCTACCTGGAGGCCAGCCAGATCCCGGCGACCGCCACCGGCGCAGACGGCGCACAGCGGGATGCGCTGCTCAAGCAGCACGTCAAGGCCGTCCGCGACCACATCACGGCCCTCGGCAACAAGGCGTACTGGACGGGCCTGGACTCCTCCCCCGAGCTGGTGATCGCGTTCATCCCGAGCGAGTCTCTGGTGTCGTCGGCGATGGAGGCCGACCCCTCGATCATGGAGTTCGCGTTCAGCAAGCGCGTCGCCCTCGCCTCGCCGGTCACGCTCTGGTCGGTGCTGAAGACGGTGGCGTTCAGCTGGCAGCAGGATGTTCTCACCCAGGAGGCGAAGCAGCTCTTCGACCTGAGCCGCACGCTCTACACGCGCCTGTCCACCACGGCGACGCACATCGAGAAGCTCGGCCGCTCGCTCGAACGCACGGTCAAGGACTACAACGGCTTCGTCGGCTCGTTCGAACGCCAGGTGTTCCCGGCCGCCCGCAAGCTGAACGCCCTGGACGAGTCCAAGATGATCGGCGTCCTCGAGGGCATCGAGGAGTCGCCCCGCGAGCTCACCGCCTTCGAGCTCGTCGCCGAACTCGGCGACGACGCCGACTCCGACGCCCCGGCCCTCCCCGAGCGCCGCTCCGCCTGA